The genome window AACCCCAGGTCCGCGATCGCGTGCTGCCGCGGCAGGAGGCCGAACTCTTTGGGAACGAACGCGGAGTGCGGGCCGGCGTAGATCTCCTCGACGACCGGGTACTGTTTCGACGGATCGAAGTCGGACGGCTTGATCAGGATCCCGTGGATCTCAGCATCGCCGTCGCGTCCTTTGGCGACGAATCGTTCCGGCATCGACCAGCCGGTCGACACTAGTCGCTCCGCGCTCCCCGTCTCCAGGGGGGTGACGAGGTCTCCGTCGCGGCTGCGGCGGAGTTCGTGGACCGGCGGATGGTCGGCCCGCGACCAGCGGTCCAGGAAAAACTCCCGGTCCGGTGAGAACTCGACGCGATGGTCGCCGTCCCCTTCGGTCAATTGCTGGAAGCCGGTCCCGTCGAACCCGACGCGGCAGAGATGGCGATGGTACGGATCCTCCCCCGCCTTGAGCCCGCCCGCCAGGAACCAGACTTCCCGCGCGGCCTCATCGACGTGGAGCACCTCCCGCACGACCCACTTTCCGTTCGTCACCGGGTTCCTGACTTGTCCGGTCCGGGCGTCGTAGAGCCACAGGTGGCACCAGCCGCCCCGTTCGCTCGTCCACAGCAGTTCGCCGGTCCCGTCGAGCCAGTGCCGCCAGGTCTTGGACCGGGAGTCGATGAAGGTGGGGCTGGTCTCCTCGACGACGACCCGCGCCGCGCCCGTGCGGGCGTGGACGGCGATGATCCGGTAGAGCTGATGGCCGCGCTGATCGTAACTGAAGGAGAACTCACTGCCGTCCGGCGCCCAGCGGACGTCGATCTCCGGTGACTCGGTGAACGGTTCGGGGAAGAGCGCGGTATCGACCGCCTGCCACGCGGGTCCCTCTCCGGCGACCCGGAACAGGACCGGCCGCGGTTTCGGCAACGGATCCCCCGGCTTGCGATAGTCGAACGTCTTGAGGACCGGCTGTTCCCCTCCCTTCGGCGAGGAGTCGACGATCGTCACCTTGCGGGCGGGAACCTCCGCGGCGCTGCTGACCACGAAGGCGGTCGAGTCCGGAGACCACGCCACGCGGCCGTGAAAGGGGGCCGACTCATCGAGGTCGGTCTTCAGCGGCTTCGAGTCGCCGGACGCTCGATCGACGAGGATGACCCGTCCCGATTCCACGCGGGCGGTCCACCGTCCGTCCGGCGAGTCCCCCGCGCGGTCCGCCCCGCGTCGCCGGCTGCCGGCGCCCGCTCCATCCGGTCCCCGTCCGCGGTCTTTCCCCCGGCCGTCGATCACGATCGCGGGGTGATCGTCCTGCGCTTCGATCACCGCCAGCGCCTCGCCGGTCGGGAGCGCGATCAGCCAGACGTGCCCGGCGAAGGTGCTGAGCTCCCGCCGGTCCTTGGCCGAAATCCCCTGATACGAAACCCGTTCGCCTTCGGGATCGACCCAGAACAACTCGACGTCCTGCGAGAGTTCGTTGGAGAACGTGAGCGTCATCGCATCGCCCGTCCTGCGACTGCGGCGGACCGCGGTCGACGCCTCCGACGTCTTGAGGGGGTCAGACTCGGGGAGGCCCAGCTGATCCCGCCGGGCCGCGGTCCGCCGCTCACCCGTCCGGAGATCGATGAGGACGTACTCTTCGGTCCCCGCCCCGGTCCCGACGCGGTACCAGAGGGCGTTCCTGTCGGGCAGCCAGTTCGGCCGGATCTGGTCCCGGTCGAGCCGGCCGTTCCACTGCCCCCGTTTGGCCAGGGCCTTGTCGACGCGATCGTCCGCTGCCGCAACCCCGAACGCGGCAACCAGCAGGCACGCCATGACCACTCGGACGGGAAGACTCATCGTTCCGTGTTCCAGACGGGTGCGGTTTGCTATCGCGGCGAGTGTATCGGGCATGTCGGTTCGACGCAGCCGGCCTCCTCAGACGCCGCCACCGCCCGGGGAGGTTTTCACGACGAGGGTTGCGGCGAATGACCGCGGTTCTCAAAGTAATTGGAAGCGAAGAGTGTCAGTGCTCTGCGGG of Planctomyces sp. SH-PL14 contains these proteins:
- a CDS encoding prolyl oligopeptidase family serine peptidase, with protein sequence MSLPVRVVMACLLVAAFGVAAADDRVDKALAKRGQWNGRLDRDQIRPNWLPDRNALWYRVGTGAGTEEYVLIDLRTGERRTAARRDQLGLPESDPLKTSEASTAVRRSRRTGDAMTLTFSNELSQDVELFWVDPEGERVSYQGISAKDRRELSTFAGHVWLIALPTGEALAVIEAQDDHPAIVIDGRGKDRGRGPDGAGAGSRRRGADRAGDSPDGRWTARVESGRVILVDRASGDSKPLKTDLDESAPFHGRVAWSPDSTAFVVSSAAEVPARKVTIVDSSPKGGEQPVLKTFDYRKPGDPLPKPRPVLFRVAGEGPAWQAVDTALFPEPFTESPEIDVRWAPDGSEFSFSYDQRGHQLYRIIAVHARTGAARVVVEETSPTFIDSRSKTWRHWLDGTGELLWTSERGGWCHLWLYDARTGQVRNPVTNGKWVVREVLHVDEAAREVWFLAGGLKAGEDPYHRHLCRVGFDGTGFQQLTEGDGDHRVEFSPDREFFLDRWSRADHPPVHELRRSRDGDLVTPLETGSAERLVSTGWSMPERFVAKGRDGDAEIHGILIKPSDFDPSKQYPVVEEIYAGPHSAFVPKEFGLLPRQHAIADLGFIVVQIDGMGTNHRGKRFHDVCWKNLRDAGFPDRIAWIREAARTRPWMDLSRVGIYGGSAGGQSAMRALLDHHDFYKVAVADCGCHDNRMDKIWWNEQWMGWPVDGSYATSSNRDDAHKLQGRLLLIVGELDTNVDPASTTQVVGALQKAGKTFDYLPIVGAGHGAAETPYGSRARMEFLLRHLVDRR